Below is a genomic region from Alphaproteobacteria bacterium.
AAGTTCAGCATTTGAAACTGCCTTTCTTATGCTGTCACTGAATTTTAAAATTTCTTCCCTAAACGTGGTGGCAGAAGGGAGGCCCCGTAAATGAAAAACTTTGTTTGTTAAAGATTCGACGCGATTTTTTAAAGATGCGCTCTCGTCATAAAGAATAAGATTGCTGACAGTTTCTAAAAGTTCTGGACGCAACAGTGCAAAAAAATGATTTGTTTTGCTCCAAGTTGAAACTTCTCTAGCTGCTTCAATAAATGCATGGACTTTTGTGAGGGCAACAGTTCTATCTGTAACAACCTTATCAAGCGTCAAATGACAAAATTCAGCCCATGGCAAATGCAGATTAATCCCACTGGAAATATCCCAAAAATCTATAAACTGTTCACGAAGTTTTATTTGGTAAGGTTCTTTTAAGGAAGGCTCTGTCGCTTCACTCAGATGGGTCCAGAGACTCTGCAGTACATGCAAAAATTCATGTCTTTTAGAGATCGCATAAAGGTCATCGTATCTATATAGGGGTTGATTAACTAAAAATTCTTGGTAGTTTTCAAAAAGTTTAGTAATAAAAAAATCTTCTCGCCAGGAAAATTCACTTTTATTATCAAGATTTCTGAGTATCGCCGTAAATGCTCTATCAGCCTTTTCTTTTTCAAGTTTTAAAAAAGGTAAAAATTTGTCTGCCCCCACGTTATCATTCCGGAGAATCACGGGCATTGCATCCAGAATTTCTGCATGATAATCAGAGAACTGGCTCAAATGACGCAAGATAAATTCTAATGCGTTCTTGAAATTCGTATCCTCTTCAGGCTCACAGTTCTTTGCTAAAGTGGTCCTGACCAGGAGTTGTAAATGAATAGGTGTATCATTAAAAAGTGAGGCAACTTCAGGGGTTTCTATATAAGCTTCAATTAATTCTTTAGCCCACTCATTGAACAATTCTTGAGCAAGCGTTAAAAACGCACCCGGGTAAAGTTCATTGAGCAAAGCAAGCGTTTTTAAAGATCGAGAGGTGGGATATCTATTGAGTTCTTTAACAGCATAAAAAAGACTTGACTTGCAGGCAACAGGGTCGATCTCGTAATACTCACGCGCAGCATCAAAAAAATCGTGGCTTATTTCCACTGAAGATGGCGAATCTGTTACCCCGTAGATAATGTCTGAAAGATTTTCCGCCCGTCTTTTTTGAATCTCAGTGTTGGCTATTACACCAAGCGTTATCGAAGGGGATGGACGTAATGCTGTTGCAGATGAGTGATCTTCTGACGTATATGCCATTGTACAAAGCGGCACACTGCTTACAATTGCAAGGGCTCTTAATGTCATTTTTAAAGTAGATGTCGTTGATGTGGTGAGTTTCACTGGTGCAGTTACTTTCATTAGAGATATACCCAATTACCTGGCAGGCACGGCGTACGTTCACCTGGATATCATTGGGTTCTATTAAAGCATGGCTAAAGTGGACCTCGTTGTCTAGAGCAATTTTTTGAATAGACCCATTCCCGATCATTTCCCGAGGATGACAAATGCGGAAAATCATGCGAAAGGGGTATATACGTCATTGGCGTATAAGAAGCAGCTCAATAAACTTATATTCGCTATGATATAGTGTTTTTCTACGTGATCAATAGAGAGATAGATTTCTGGATGGCCACACTCTCTTCGTTCGTTCGCCATGACGTCATGGCGAGGAGGGCGAAGCCCGATGGGACCATCCAGAAATCTATCCTGTTGTCAATTGACTTTGCAGGCAAATACTATAGTTCAGTCGTTTATTTGATCATAAAAAATGATCTTCCCGTCATTCCGCGACTTGATCGCGGGACCCATGTATTCTGTTGTGGATCCCGTGGTCAAGCCACGGGATGACGGGAGTATTCTTTGGGATTAAATTAAAATAGTAAATAGCGTGAACTCGTATTTATGTAATAAATACGAGTTTGTTGAAATGCTTCTAAGTCAAGAACACATAAAACGTGGCTACGGCGGCGGCCCGCTTACCCCTGGCGTCGTTCTTGTTCCTCTAGGCGTGTCAAATAATACGTAATCGAAATAATGACAGCCGCCCCAACCAGGACATGGAGGGTTGGATACTCACCAAAGAAGAAAATTCCAAAGGGGACCGCCACAACGATTCGTGTGTACTCAAACGGTGACAGGAATGAGGGATTCCCCAATTTAAGCGCCCGTATATAACAAAATTGTGAAAATGCACCAAACAACGTGACTGCGGCGGATATCAGCAGGCTGGCTATGTTTGTATAGGTTATGATGAGTAACGGATTCTCGGTCGCCGATAGTTTTTTGGTGGTGATTAAAGCCAGGCTAGCCAAAAAATTCGCCGCTATCAAAACGTAAAACGCCTGATTAACGTCCAGGCTTGCTGGTTCAACCACGATAAGGACCCCAAGATACCCCCCCAGGATAGCCGCCAATTTTTTCCACGTGACGTGATCTTTTAACAAGATGATCGCCAACGTGGTGGTGATTATGGGGCCTGTGAATCCGATGGCAGAGGCGGACGCCAGCGGCAATCGGCGATAGGCATAATAGGTGCATCCCATGCTGCAGCAGACCAACAAGGTTCTGACCAAATGCAACCCAGGACGCTTTGTTTTAAAAAACGTTGGACCCAATTTCACAATAAAAGGTAGCGAGAAAACCAACGCAAAACTGCTTCGGAAAAAAACTAACAAGCTTTCATGAATGGACGAATCCAAAGATTTTGCGAAAGACATGGCGGTCGTGTGGCTTAATGCCCACAGGAGCATCCAGCAAATGGACACACCCATGGGTGACAGGGCAAAGCGACCTTTTAAACGCGACATACCTTTGTGCTTAGCTGTTCATTGTCTGAAAGAAATCAGCATTCGTCTTGCAATATTTTAGCTTATCAAGCAAGAATTCCATGGATTCTGTCGTGCCCATTGGGTTCAAAATACGACGCAGGACCCACATTTTGGAAAGCTCAGCCTTGTCGGTGATGAGCAATTCTTCTTTTCGTGTGCCTGATTTATTGATGTCGATCGATGGGAAAAGTCGTTTATCGGCTAATTTGCGATCCAGGATGATTTCTGCGTTTCCTGTGCCCTTGAATTCTTCGAAAATGACTTCGTCCATTCTGGATCCTGTATCAACCAGGGCCGTTGCGATAATGGTCAGCGATCCACCATCCTCGATATTACGGGCTGCCCCAAAAAAGCGTTTTGGGCGTTGCAGGGCATTGGCATCCACGCCACCGGTTAACACCTTTCCAGAGGAAGGGATGACGGTGTTGTACGCACGCGCTAGGCGGGTGATTGAATCTAACAAAATAACGACATCGCGTTTTTGTTCCACCAATCGTTTGGCTTTTTCAATCACCATTTCGGCAACCTGTACGTGGCGGGATGCTGGTTCATCGAATGTAGAGCTCACAACTTCGCCCTTGACGGATCGGGCCATGTCGGTGACTTCCTCTGGGCGTTCATCAATCAGCAAAACGATCAGATAAACTTCGGGATGATTTGCCGTAATGGAATGCGCGATGTTTTGCAGCATGACGGTTTTTCCGGTCCGCGGAGGGGCCACGATTAGGGCGCGTTGTCCTTTGCCCATGGGGGAAACTAAATCAATCACGCGGGATGTATTGCCGCGTCCATTGGATTCGGATTCAACCTCTAGCTTTAATTTTTCATCGGGATACAGGGGGGTCAGGTTATCAAAGTTGATGCGATATTTGATCTTGTCGGGGTCTTCGAAGTTAATTTTGTTGACTTTGAGCAGGGCAAAATAACGTTCACCATCCTTTGGGGCGCGAATTTGCCCCTCGACCGTGTCACCAGTCCTAAGACCGAATCGACGTACTTGGCTTGGTGAAACATAAATATCATCAGGTCCGGCCAAGTAGTTAGATTCAGGTGATCGTAAAAAACCAAATCCATCTTGCAAGATTTCAACAACGCCATCGCCATAAATAGCGATTTCTTTTTCTGCGAGTTTTTTGAGAATAGCAAACAGAAAGTCTTGTTTCCGCAAAGCGCTTGCGTTTTCGATTTCGTGTTCTTCTGCGAACAACAACAAGTCAGCGGGCGACTTACGCTTTAATTCTTGCAAATGCATATATTTTTCCTGGGGTAAGATACTTTGATGAGATTAAAAAGGTTTAACAACAACGGAAATGATGATGATGATCAAAAGGATGGTTGGTATTTCATTGATGATTCGAAAGAATCGAGATGTTTTTTGGCAACTGCCAATCAATAACTGGCCCCGAAAGACCTCTAGGGAATAGTGAAACATAATTAATAAAAAAACGCAAAGGAATTTTACATGAAAGGAGGGGCTATAATAATTTCCAGTGGCAATTAAAAGCAGCGTCCCTGAACCAATGGTGGCCATCATGGCGGGTGCCATGATCATTTTATACAGCTTTCTTTCCATGATCGCCAATGTGTCTTTGGTTGTTTTTTCTGTGGCTTCTGTGTGGTACACAAAAAGTCTGGGCAGATAAAACAAGCCAGCCATCCACGCTGTTACGCTAATCAGATGAAATGCTTTAATCCATAGGAAATAGTCAGACAAAAGAACGGTCATTTATATCGATTTCTGGTGATTTTTGGACAGCATAAAACGCTGTCAGATTTATATAGTATCATTTTCGTTCTAATACCATTTTCATAAATAGTCAATCAATCGTTCAAATCCTGGAGTGGCCAAAATCTCCTTTCTCATCCTTTGCGTCCAGCCCCTTTTGTCTGGGCGGATTTTGAGTATTTCTCAAGTTGCTTGGCGACGGCTGAAAAAACGCTGTTTGTTGAAAAGCAATAATCGGGATATCCACGAAATGTTGGCATCGCATCGGTCAGGCGAATTCCGCATTTTGTGCCCATGAGAATCTCGATCGCCTCAAAAACAGAACGGACACTCCAGATAAAGAATTTTTCTTGCGCGATGTCCGCTGTGACATTTTCCCGTAATGTTAAGTGTGCCATGTTGGAAAAGGGGACAATGACCCCTTGTGTTCCGGTGAAGCCCTGAGATTTGCAAACCCGGTGAAACCCTTCGATCTTATGGTGAACGCCCCCAACGGATTGCGTCAGGCCAAATTGATTCATTGATCCCGTGATTGCAATATCTTGTCGAACGGGGATGCCGGAAAGGGATGAGATGATGGCGATAACTTCTGCCATGGATGCGCTGTCCCCCTCGATCCCGCCGTAATTTTGTTCAAACGTCAACGAACACGAACATGACAATGCATTTTTTTGGGCGAATAGGGCGCTTAAAAATCCCTCTAGAATTAACGCGCTTTTTTGTTGGATGGGCCCGCCCATATCCGTTAGTTGTTCGATGTTCACAACACCCGCTTCACCCGCAAATGTACGGGCACTAATGCGACAGGGCATCCCAAAGTCATGATCCCCTGTTCCCTGAACGGACAAGCCATTGACCATGCCGATGGCTTTTCCGGATGTTTGGATTAGAATTTGACCTGCTGAGATTTCGGCGTGGGCGCGGTCCTCTGTTCTGGCATTCCGAAGGCGTCTATTGGAAAGGGTTTGTTCAATCAAAGCTTTTGATAGGGTATTTTCTTCGCAAGAAATCGCCGCAGCCTCTGTCAAGATATCGCCAATCAATTCAAACCGGGCGCTCAGTTTTTCGCGATGGCCGGCCCATCGGGTGCTGTATCCGACTATGTAATCGGCGGCGTCCTCTGATATAGTTCTGTCAACCAACGTCCTGGCTGTTTGGTGTATTAGGCGCTTATACACATGAATATTGTCCGGGGTTGCATCCATGTCGGGATCAATATCAGCCTTAATCTTGAAATGGGATTTAAAATCAGGATCATTGATAAAAAACGAATAATACCAAAGCGGGGAAGCGATTAAAAATACTTGCACATCCAATGGGATCGGCTGTGGTTCTGGTGCATCCAAAAGGGGAAACCCGTTTTCTCGGTTGGTTTCTTCGGTTCGAATGCATCGATCTCTAAGGGCAGATTTTAACGCCTCCCACACATCTGGATTTTTGGCGATGGCATCCGCCCGCAGAACAAGAATTCCACCATTCGCATGATGCAGGGCACCTGGCTTAATCATGGTAAAATTTGTTTCCATATTTCCGTTGGATCCACCCCGATATTTGATTGACCCAAATAAATTTGCATACGTGGGGGACGCCTCTAATAAAACTTGCGGTGATTCTTTGTTTGCATTATCAACAAACAAATTAACGCCATACCATTCATCACTATTAAGGCTGGGCCCGGCTGAATCTGCGTCTTGGTCGATCACAAAGGCATCGATATTCTTTAGGATGTCTGCCTTAAATTCATCAATCCAATCCCCGAGATGAGTCGAAAATTCATTCTGAAATTGATACATCAGCGGTTTGATCGCTTTTTGTGCGGTCCGATTTTTAAGATCTGCCGCTTTCCTTGCAGCTTTTTGTCCGGTCAGATGCACCAACAGGGAAAGCCGATTCAAACGATCCTTTATTTTTTGTAAGACTGGATAAGGACTTTCATCGATGTTTTCGCCGCCTTTTACTGCCTCAATAGTGAACCCTTCTGGGCCTTGGATAACGTCGTACCCATGGCTTTTGGAAAAATCCTGTAATTCTGAAAGGTTTTTGTCAATTTTATATTGAAAAGAATCTGTTAAAGAATCGAGCTGTCGCAAATAATGGGGGCTGGTTAATGTTTTTTCCAGGACATGCCCCAGGTTTACAATTAATTCTTTTAGGGCGTTCCGTAATACCCTGCCCATTCCAGCAGGTAGGGAATACGCTTTTGGACTGCAGGGATGATTGAAATTATTCAAATAAACCCAATCCAGGGGTGGGGGCATATTTTTAACATGCTGTTTTAAATAGGAAAGCGTCGCATTCATACGCCCGCTTTTATCCTCGCCCACAACAAAAACATGAAAGCCCTTGTCGCGCATCTTTAACCCAAAACGAATCGCATCGCGTGCCCGTGTGTGAGAGGAGAGATCAAAAAGGGTTAACTCAGGGCCGCTATCACCCTGGGTTTTTTCGGCAAAATCCTCCCCCGGATTTGTACAACCCGTTGAAAATGATGGAATGCCGACTTGGTCATAAGATAAAGATTTTGCTTTCATAAGATCAGTATCACAAAAAAAGATTAAGGATACGTAAAGAACGATACATTTTCATAACGTTTGGGTATAATCGCTCCATACACGTAAAAATTAGGGAATCATGTTCAATGCGTATATTAATTAGTAATGATGATGGAATTCATGCGCACGGCCTGAAAGTTTTGGAAAAGATAGCACATACGTTGTCGGACGATGTATGGGTTGTTGTGCCAGAGCTGGATCAAAGTGGTTCCGGGCATTCCCTGACATTGCGGGATCCATTACGCCTAAGGGAAGTCAGTGACCGCAAATTTGCCGTATCGGGAACCCCGACGGACTGCGTGATGTCGGCGATTTATCATCTGATGAAGGATCACCCGCCGGAACTTGTCCTGTCAGGGGTCAATAATGGCGCAAACCTTGCCGAGGATGTGACCTATTCCGGGACCATTGCTGCCGCGATGGAGGCGAAATTGCTGGGGGTTCCGTCAATTGCCCTCAGTTTGGTGACGTCCAACAAGCATCCGCCAAAATGGGCAACGGCAGAACATTATGCGCCGGATATTTTGAAAAAATTAATCGCCCAAAAAATTCCCGAACATGTTTTGATTAATATCAATTTTCCTGATTTTATTGTGCCGTCGGTCAAGGGGATCAAGATTACCAGTCAGGGATATCGGAATATGACGGATAATTTGGTTCAATGTACGGACCCAAGGGGGAATTTTTATTACTGGATTGGGGCCGGTGATCATCGCTTTTGCGAGCCACCCGTTCCACCGCCAGCGGGGACTGATTTAGCTGCCGTGAGGGAGGGTTATATTTCCATCACTCCGCTTTCGCTTAATCTAACGCACAAGTCAACCGCAAGCATGCTAGAGGGAGTTTTTGCTGAATGAGGACCAGTGTCGATCGTGTTTTTATTTTGATTGGGACATCTTTTCTTGTTTTGTTAAGTGGCTGCGCCAGGGACGAAGCTCCATCAGAGGTTGTCCAGATTCGCCGTCCGTCACCCTATCATGCCGTAAAAAAGGATGAGACTATAGCGGATATTGCGCGTCAGCATGGCATGAAGGAAGACGAACTTATCCAATTGAATAAATTGAATCCCGAAAAAGAATTGATTCCAGGGAAACGTTTGTTGGTACACCCACGGGATTCTGGCGCAGCTGAATCCGTTGAAAAAGCAGAGGGTGATGTGTCTGTTCGTCACCTGGATGACAAGGTCACCTCGGATAAGGAGGCTCCCCACTCGGATGAGGCGCCAAAATTGGGCGAACAAAAACCAGGGGAAGGTGGCGAGGAGCCCCCTGTTTCAATTTCCCCTAAAGCCGAATCTGCTGCACCCGCACCAGAAAAAGCCGCAATGCCACAGGCTGCCGCGGCAACAACAACCTATGAATGGCCCGTAAAAGGGGATATAATTCAAAAGTTCGGTCAAAAACTTCCCGATGGAAGCCTGAACGAGGGAATCAATATCAGTGCCCCGGCTAATTTGCCCGTCAAGGCTGTTGCTGATGGCGTTGTTAAGGATGCTGGTTCCCGCATTAAGGCCTATGGTAATATGGTGGTGTTGAAGCATCCGGATGGTAAGTTATCCATTTATGCTCATTTGCAAGAAATTGCCGTAAAGCAACCGGCCACTGGGGAGGCGATCACTGTAACCAAGGGTCAAGTGATTGGACGAATCGGAAAGTCAGGTATTGCAAAGAAACCACAGCTTTACTTTCAGATCAGAGGAAAGGATTTGAAGCCCATTGATCCAACGACAATATTGCCGCAATAACAACCAACTTTTAAGGAAAAAAAATGTTTATTAGTAAAGCGTTCGCCGACACCCCGGCAGCAGCCGGTGCTGCTGGTGGATTTGATTTTATTGGATTTCTTCCGCTCGTATTAATCTTTGTTGTTTTCTATTTTTTGATCTTAAGACCGCAACAGACAAAACTAAAGCAACACCAACTATTATTGTCAAACCTTCGCAAGGGTGATCGCGTTTTGACGGGTGGTGGCATTATCGGGACGATTTCAAAGCTGACCAATGATAAAGAGGTTCAG
It encodes:
- a CDS encoding DMT family transporter; protein product: MSRLKGRFALSPMGVSICWMLLWALSHTTAMSFAKSLDSSIHESLLVFFRSSFALVFSLPFIVKLGPTFFKTKRPGLHLVRTLLVCCSMGCTYYAYRRLPLASASAIGFTGPIITTTLAIILLKDHVTWKKLAAILGGYLGVLIVVEPASLDVNQAFYVLIAANFLASLALITTKKLSATENPLLIITYTNIASLLISAAVTLFGAFSQFCYIRALKLGNPSFLSPFEYTRIVVAVPFGIFFFGEYPTLHVLVGAAVIISITYYLTRLEEQERRQG
- the rho gene encoding transcription termination factor Rho — translated: MHLQELKRKSPADLLLFAEEHEIENASALRKQDFLFAILKKLAEKEIAIYGDGVVEILQDGFGFLRSPESNYLAGPDDIYVSPSQVRRFGLRTGDTVEGQIRAPKDGERYFALLKVNKINFEDPDKIKYRINFDNLTPLYPDEKLKLEVESESNGRGNTSRVIDLVSPMGKGQRALIVAPPRTGKTVMLQNIAHSITANHPEVYLIVLLIDERPEEVTDMARSVKGEVVSSTFDEPASRHVQVAEMVIEKAKRLVEQKRDVVILLDSITRLARAYNTVIPSSGKVLTGGVDANALQRPKRFFGAARNIEDGGSLTIIATALVDTGSRMDEVIFEEFKGTGNAEIILDRKLADKRLFPSIDINKSGTRKEELLITDKAELSKMWVLRRILNPMGTTESMEFLLDKLKYCKTNADFFQTMNS
- the hemJ gene encoding protoporphyrinogen oxidase HemJ, whose amino-acid sequence is MTVLLSDYFLWIKAFHLISVTAWMAGLFYLPRLFVYHTEATEKTTKDTLAIMERKLYKMIMAPAMMATIGSGTLLLIATGNYYSPSFHVKFLCVFLLIMFHYSLEVFRGQLLIGSCQKTSRFFRIINEIPTILLIIIIISVVVKPF
- a CDS encoding AAA family ATPase, with the protein product MKAKSLSYDQVGIPSFSTGCTNPGEDFAEKTQGDSGPELTLFDLSSHTRARDAIRFGLKMRDKGFHVFVVGEDKSGRMNATLSYLKQHVKNMPPPLDWVYLNNFNHPCSPKAYSLPAGMGRVLRNALKELIVNLGHVLEKTLTSPHYLRQLDSLTDSFQYKIDKNLSELQDFSKSHGYDVIQGPEGFTIEAVKGGENIDESPYPVLQKIKDRLNRLSLLVHLTGQKAARKAADLKNRTAQKAIKPLMYQFQNEFSTHLGDWIDEFKADILKNIDAFVIDQDADSAGPSLNSDEWYGVNLFVDNANKESPQVLLEASPTYANLFGSIKYRGGSNGNMETNFTMIKPGALHHANGGILVLRADAIAKNPDVWEALKSALRDRCIRTEETNRENGFPLLDAPEPQPIPLDVQVFLIASPLWYYSFFINDPDFKSHFKIKADIDPDMDATPDNIHVYKRLIHQTARTLVDRTISEDAADYIVGYSTRWAGHREKLSARFELIGDILTEAAAISCEENTLSKALIEQTLSNRRLRNARTEDRAHAEISAGQILIQTSGKAIGMVNGLSVQGTGDHDFGMPCRISARTFAGEAGVVNIEQLTDMGGPIQQKSALILEGFLSALFAQKNALSCSCSLTFEQNYGGIEGDSASMAEVIAIISSLSGIPVRQDIAITGSMNQFGLTQSVGGVHHKIEGFHRVCKSQGFTGTQGVIVPFSNMAHLTLRENVTADIAQEKFFIWSVRSVFEAIEILMGTKCGIRLTDAMPTFRGYPDYCFSTNSVFSAVAKQLEKYSKSAQTKGAGRKG
- the surE gene encoding 5'/3'-nucleotidase SurE produces the protein MRILISNDDGIHAHGLKVLEKIAHTLSDDVWVVVPELDQSGSGHSLTLRDPLRLREVSDRKFAVSGTPTDCVMSAIYHLMKDHPPELVLSGVNNGANLAEDVTYSGTIAAAMEAKLLGVPSIALSLVTSNKHPPKWATAEHYAPDILKKLIAQKIPEHVLININFPDFIVPSVKGIKITSQGYRNMTDNLVQCTDPRGNFYYWIGAGDHRFCEPPVPPPAGTDLAAVREGYISITPLSLNLTHKSTASMLEGVFAE
- a CDS encoding M23 family metallopeptidase codes for the protein MRTSVDRVFILIGTSFLVLLSGCARDEAPSEVVQIRRPSPYHAVKKDETIADIARQHGMKEDELIQLNKLNPEKELIPGKRLLVHPRDSGAAESVEKAEGDVSVRHLDDKVTSDKEAPHSDEAPKLGEQKPGEGGEEPPVSISPKAESAAPAPEKAAMPQAAAATTTYEWPVKGDIIQKFGQKLPDGSLNEGINISAPANLPVKAVADGVVKDAGSRIKAYGNMVVLKHPDGKLSIYAHLQEIAVKQPATGEAITVTKGQVIGRIGKSGIAKKPQLYFQIRGKDLKPIDPTTILPQ
- the yajC gene encoding preprotein translocase subunit YajC yields the protein MFISKAFADTPAAAGAAGGFDFIGFLPLVLIFVVFYFLILRPQQTKLKQHQLLLSNLRKGDRVLTGGGIIGTISKLTNDKEVQVEIADGVKVRLVRSMITEVLAKTDPIANKDQDKAQSKTSKKEPVKTEEDESA